One Stratiformator vulcanicus genomic window, AGACGGTCGGAGCGTGACGATCAGCGGATAGGCTCGATTCGGGTCATACTCAGACGGCAGGGCCACGGCGTATCGCGTGCCTGACGCTCCGTCGTCGCTTGAGTCCGGTTCCACCACTCCGCCGGCGCCGGTGCGGAGGGTCGCGATTTCGTCCGGGGCGACGCCGATCGCGTCGGCCCAGGCGGGGAGATGTTCAATGATTCGCCGGGTCGACTCGATGCCGACCCCTTCCAAGCCGGCAACGGCGTCGAGCAATTGGTCTTCGCGGAAGGGATCGTCGCTACGAAGAAATTCCAAAATCAATCCGCGTCCTCGCCACAACGCGAGCGCTTTGTCGAGACTCGTCTCCGCCCCCGTGGGGCCCACGACCCAGCCGGAAATGGCCAGCGCGAGCCGTTCGCGGGCATCGAGTGACGGGTCGTCGGCGAAGTCGAGAAACGGCTTGAGACGGTCCAACGTCTCCCAGCCGATTTGATCGCGAATGATCGGTCGGATGGATGCGATCAGGTCCCGCTCGGCATCTTCGGTTAACTCCGACTCAGCTTTTCCCAGCAAGAACACCGCTCGCTCGGCCCTTTCGCGTACCGCGTCATATTCGTCGAGGATCGTGCGGACCTCATTGGCGATTGCGGCATCGAACAGGTCGGTCGGAAACGTCCGTGCCGCGGCGACGGCGAGGCGGTGCTGACCGACCCGTTTTCGTCGACGAAGTTCGGCCAATAGCTCCTGCGCCTGAAAACGTCGGATTTCCTTCTCGACTTCGTCAATGCGATCGCTGAGCTCGGGAAAATCGATGCGGACTTCAGCCAGCTCAGCCAACGCCTCGCGATGCAGCCCCGATTGAAGAAGAAATCGCACGATCCCGAGCCGCTCATCGGGATTCTTCACATCGACGGCGGTTCGCAGCATCCGCTTCAGTTCATCGATGGGAATCGATGTGGTCGCGAGTCCGAACTCCCATTCGTTGTTGAGTCCCTCGACGGAGACATACCGGGGAGACAGTTCCCGCACCCCCTGAATGACTTCGAGCGGCCCGCGGGAAGTTTGAATTGTGACTGAGCGGCGCCCCTTCGCATCGAAGGGCGTGATATTGGCGACCCGACCGAGCTGTTCCAACTTCAGCCCGCGACTGGTGCGGCGCTGTGGTAACTGGAAGCTATCAAAGCGAGACAGTTCTGCTTCGCGCTCGGCCCGCTCGACCTGAATTTGCGACACGAAGTATCGCTTGTAGCCCGCATCGACCATCAAGATCGGATAGACATCGATCGCGCCGCTCTTCTGCATCAACTGCCGCTTGGACAGGCCCTGCACCGGGACGAGATCACCCGACAGGACGGTCCCGTTCTTCAAGACGGCTTTGCCGCCGGCGACGGCAGATGTCGCCCCGCTCGCGAGAAGTGCGAAACCGGCACAAAGTACAACCGCCAATCGTAGGCGACCGAAGTTAGCAAGTGATCGGGTGCGGATGCTCATTCCGCTATCTTCGACGGCTGCGGACAATGAATCCAGCCGAATTGATGCGTCATCGGGTAGGAAAATCGGGTTCGATCTTCAGTTTGATGCAATCTCGCACGATTAACGCCAGGGCGATTTCAATTTACTGGGCGTCAGGTGCGTCGGGCGTCGATGTCGGAGCCGACGTCGCTGCACCCGGCAGGTAGGGCTGCACGTAGCCCCAACCGAAGTATACGACCGCCCCGATCCCGCCGAAAACGATTGCCAACCACAGCAGCAGGCTGAGCAGTCCCTTCATCCCTTGAAACAAATTGGTGATCGGTTTAAGCCGCTGCTGCCAAAGTCGCTTTCGTTCCAACCTCGCGATTTCAGCAGCCATGCCGACCGATTTCTTCCCGGCCACATCGTGGGCCGCGCGGGAATTCGCGATTGCTTCGAACTCGTTAAATTGCGCGAGAGGCAGGAAGGAGCCGTCCTTTGATTTCCGCGCTTTGGACTGCAGGTCGAGCAAGTTCCCTTTCAGACCGCGGATGACCTGCTCGGTGGTCATCTTGCTCGTAACCGGCTTGCCTTCTTTGTTGCGGTACGAAACCTCCCAGAATTGGCCTTTAGCCGATGTCACGGATTTCTTGACGGCATCGGCTCGAGAATCGGCCGGCTTTGACATCCGCTTCGTTTTGCTTTTCGGGATCGCGGTCACCGCGCCCGTCCCCGCGAAGGAGGCGGGCAGGGCGTCGTCGATGAAGCTCAGTTCGACACCGGCGAGATCGAGCTTTCTCAGATCCGTCAGAAATTCGTCGACCGTCTGGTAGCGATGGTCGGCCTCTTTGGCCATCGACTTGTCGATCATCAGATCGAGTCGTTCCGGAATCTCCGGGTTCATTTTCCGAGCCGAAGGAAAGGTCGCGGTCTCTTTTAATGTGATCAGTTCGATCGTGTTTTCCGCCGTAAACGGCAGTTTGCCGACGAGCATATAGTACAGCGTGCAACCGAGGGCATAGATGTCGGTCCGCTGATCGACGTGCTTGGCGTTGCGGGCTTGTTCGGGCGGCATATAGAGCGGCGTGCCCAAGCCGATTCCGCTGGCCGTGAGACTCTGGTCTTCGTCAACGGCTTTGGCGAGGCCGAAGTCGGCGACTTTGATGACGCCCCGTTT contains:
- a CDS encoding carboxylesterase family protein is translated as MSIRTRSLANFGRLRLAVVLCAGFALLASGATSAVAGGKAVLKNGTVLSGDLVPVQGLSKRQLMQKSGAIDVYPILMVDAGYKRYFVSQIQVERAEREAELSRFDSFQLPQRRTSRGLKLEQLGRVANITPFDAKGRRSVTIQTSRGPLEVIQGVRELSPRYVSVEGLNNEWEFGLATTSIPIDELKRMLRTAVDVKNPDERLGIVRFLLQSGLHREALAELAEVRIDFPELSDRIDEVEKEIRRFQAQELLAELRRRKRVGQHRLAVAAARTFPTDLFDAAIANEVRTILDEYDAVRERAERAVFLLGKAESELTEDAERDLIASIRPIIRDQIGWETLDRLKPFLDFADDPSLDARERLALAISGWVVGPTGAETSLDKALALWRGRGLILEFLRSDDPFREDQLLDAVAGLEGVGIESTRRIIEHLPAWADAIGVAPDEIATLRTGAGGVVEPDSSDDGASGTRYAVALPSEYDPNRAYPLIVTLRPSETTIEGAVAWWGSANTSGGSTPSAGQSQRRGYIVVAPDYADEVQQEYGYSAQEHDAVLKVIKDACQRFHIDSDRVFLAGHGMGGEACFDIAMSHPDLFAGVVPISGLARKTAIWNWENVERVPFYIVNGELDRFSLEVNSMVVYRMLKAKFDVIYTEYIGRGYETFYEEIHNIFDWMDRHRRVDDPSELEVEVLRPSEDRFYWLSFDDAPLRVDPTAGYAKRALKVTAKITPGNSIYLQSGARKNTLRLTGDLIKLDQRLRVRSGGRIRFNDFVQPSVKTLLKIFKRTGDRRKTYPVEIVVE
- a CDS encoding serine/threonine-protein kinase: MSTEPKETAVDPDSTYVPERTPDADRDQTQLDSPGQNAGGQQSRPSSKPQAGKSPAGAPKKVTKLGDFQLVKKLGQGGMGTVYLAKQVSLDRKVAIKTLSKELAKRTDFVGRFLREARSMAKLDHPNIVKVFAADTVRGMNFVAIEYVDGCSMQDWMDKLGKLSQADALCVTLVVGEALKHAHEINMIHRDIKPDNILVTKRGVIKVADFGLAKAVDEDQSLTASGIGLGTPLYMPPEQARNAKHVDQRTDIYALGCTLYYMLVGKLPFTAENTIELITLKETATFPSARKMNPEIPERLDLMIDKSMAKEADHRYQTVDEFLTDLRKLDLAGVELSFIDDALPASFAGTGAVTAIPKSKTKRMSKPADSRADAVKKSVTSAKGQFWEVSYRNKEGKPVTSKMTTEQVIRGLKGNLLDLQSKARKSKDGSFLPLAQFNEFEAIANSRAAHDVAGKKSVGMAAEIARLERKRLWQQRLKPITNLFQGMKGLLSLLLWLAIVFGGIGAVVYFGWGYVQPYLPGAATSAPTSTPDAPDAQ